The sequence below is a genomic window from Candidatus Kryptonium sp..
AGTAGGAATCGGATATTACTATAAAGCGAAAGGAAAACTGGTTTATAAAACGGTTAATTACTATCTCGCTAAAACTAATGAAAAAGAGGTTAAGTTATCTTATGAGCATGAGGATTTTGCCTGGGTTACGGTTTCCGAGGCTTTAAAATATTTTAAGCATAAAAACACTATAAATGTTTTAAACAAAGCATATCAATTTTTGAAAAGTAAAGAGGACGAGGCAAAGTGAAGAAAACTATTAACATTTTACTCATAA
It includes:
- a CDS encoding NUDIX domain-containing protein translates to MLREHSAGAVIYREENGEVKFLILKYGLGHWDFPKGNVEEGESELDAVRREVAEETGIKQIEIIEGFKVGIGYYYKAKGKLVYKTVNYYLAKTNEKEVKLSYEHEDFAWVTVSEALKYFKHKNTINVLNKAYQFLKSKEDEAK